The genomic segment taaccatacaaaaattgacattaaaccaaaaaaaatatccatacAAATCAATCTACAAAACACATAGTTGTACCCTCAGTTTCAAATAAGTTTGCAGTCATACATAAACAAGCAGAAAATATGATATTAGCATATCACATAGCacaaggaaaaaacaaaaaaaacttatgtgtGTTGGTTAAGAATTATTAGTAAGGTGAAAGGGAGGCCTCAGCAGCCGATGAATAGAAGAAATAGTAAAATTGAGAGACAATAGCGTTGAAGAAGACAAATGAGGCTCCGGCTGCGAAGACCCCCTTACGAAGAGTTTGACAATCAGGAGGATTGTCCATGAACATTGTCCTGTACTTTGTGTGGTATGCATTCTCCACCGATCCAGCTAATAGACATATCTCTGCTATCAAGAAgaacatccttttttttttttgccaacaaaacaaccaacaaaatgtaaaaatattagcACAATTTCGGATTCTTTTGCTTGTTGCATTTTATCAATTCAGTGATAGATAGAAGCACAATTGGATTAGTAACAaagatatataacaataattccAAGAATCAAAATGCTTGGTAATTCCAGTAATATAAACTAAGATCACACTATTGTATATGTTTGATTGTGAAATTTAATCATCTTATTTTCCGTTATCTCTAGCTACAACTTTTCTTTTGATGTAAAAAAggtaaagttttggttttgtcaaGACGGTTAGTAATTTTGTACCGAATCAAAATCCTTAGAAGTAGTCTGATACACATATGTGATGAACtgatttaataataacaaaagagtATATAACTTACCAGCTGACAATGAAGAGAACGAGGGCAAGAGCGCGTGAACCGCCAGGCTTGAGAGGCTTTCCACAGCAGAAACAACGGCTAACGAACATGATAAGGAGTTGACTAACCACTGAGAACAAAAAGGCCCNGTTGCTCTCGTGTTCGGATAACTtgtcctctctttttttcttttgataaccaTGGTTTTGATCTAGAATCAAAAAGATTTAGGATTGAAACTAATATGAACATCCCACAGTTTGTCAAATAATATATGGGGAtatcacaaatattaaaaacaacattttcatttaataaccatacaaaaattgacattaaaccaaaaaaaatatccatacAAATCAATCTACAAAACACATAGTTGTACCCTCAGTTTCAAATAAGTTTGCAGTCATACATAAACAAGCAGAAAATATGATATTAGCATATCACATAGCacaaggaaaaaacaaaaaaaacttatgtgtGTTGGTTAAGAATTATTAGTAAGGTGAAAGGGAGGCCTCAGCAGCCGATGAATAGAAGAAATAGTAAAATTGAGAGACAATAGCGTTGAAGAAGACAAATGAGGCTCCGGCTGCGAAGACCCCCTTACGAAGAGTTTGACAATCAGGAGGATTGTCCATGAACATTGTCCTGTACTTTGTGTGGTATGCATTCTCCACCGATCCAGCTAATAGACATATCTCTGCTATCAAGAAgaacatccttttttttttttgccaacaaaacaaccaacaaaatgtaaaaatattagcACAATTTCGGATTCTTTTGCTTGTTGCATTTTATCAATTCAGTGATAGATAGAAGCACAATTGGATTAGTAACAaagatatataacaataattccAAGAATCAAAATGCTTGGTAATTCCAGTAATATAAACTAAGATCACACTATTGTATATGTTTGATTGTGAAATTTAATCATCTTATTTTCCGTTATCTCTAGCTACAACTTTTCTTTTGATGTAAAAAAggtaaagttttggttttgtcaaGACGGTTAGTAATTTTGTACCGAATCAAAATCCTTAGAAGTAGTCTGATACACATATGTGATGAACtgatttaataataacaaaagagtATATAACTTACCAGCTGACAATGAAGAGAACGAGGGCAAGAGCGCGTGAACCGCCAGGCTTGAGAGGCTTTCCACAGCAGAAACAACGGCTAACGAACATGATAAGGAGTTGACTAACCACTGAGAACAAAAAGGCCCCAACTCCATACCCTGTGGCTCTGTCCGAATCATACACACAGTAGTTGTATTGCACCTCAGTGTCCTGCACAACCCTTGCCTGCCccacaaaaaaatcaacttctaagtattaagagagagagatcatcacATAATCAtcatctaaataatatattgttGTAAAGATGTGACTCACAGTGCTTCGTCTTTGTTCAGCAGCAACGGCTAAACCAAAGGCAACGAGGTTGAACACAAGAACTACGGCTGAGATAATCTTGGACGCCATGGACTCACaccttactctctctctttctcacaaaaTGTTTCTTTAGATATATAGACAACTTTGTTTGTTCAGATTGGATCGTCTCGCCTAATGGAAAATGACACGTTACCATTTCTTTGAAATAGGCGTTTCacctttatttatttcttcaaaTTACTTTTGTGTATAGGAAAAGTTCATCTAATAAATTGGGGAAAATAGGAATATGGTAGTCTAGTCTAGGATGCTTAGTGCAAAAGATAGTGACAGAGCTTCCTTGTTGGAGAATCCTCTGTTGTTTATGACAAACTAAAAGCAGATATAATTGAGCTGTAtcttactaaaataaaatttaaagggAGCTCTTTTTGTTAAAAGTATAATTTCTATGAAATTTACGTGACTGAATTTTTGATCGTGACTAAGTTTCAAAAATGGAGAACAGCTTGAAAAAATGCTTAGAACGTGAAAATATATAACGTGGGGAATTAGATACCCACTTGATGGGAACATGTTaccaaaataaagataaaaatactGAATGCTTATCGTACCGCAGAGACTTCTTCATCAATCTAACAGAACCAAATTGCTTACATTTCAAGAATCATCTCACCGAATTTGCAGAAgaaagtattatttttgtttgtgaaaaatCGTTCATATTATGCTTTCGTATTGTTTTCCTTTCTAATGATcatcaatcaaattaaataGGTTTAGttacaaaaatccaaaagaatctTACCATTATTCAAACTCGCCAAACCAACTTCTTACACTCCATTGAGAAGCACTTTCAATGCTATAAACAATACATCAACGAAGTAATATAAACAGACACAAATCAAACCGATAACggaaaaaatagtatttaataTCACAcaagaaatatttaaatgaataaaaatatgaaaccgGGCTTTTCAACTATACTCAACACAACGTCGTCTCAAaacagagatgatgatgatgatatgaccGGAGAAGAATTCTTAACTCCaggttttacttttttcttccgAACATAAGAAGCTTCCTGAAAACTTTAGCTGTTGCTTTCGGAGACGTTTCTTCACTGTTCCATTTCTTCCTCGAGTGATCTGCTTCAGTCACTGGCGGTGTCGATACGTCAATCTCTGAGGCCGCTGGTGAGAAATAATACTTTTCCTCCATGTTCGTCTCTGAAAATGTCACTGACTTCTTCGGAGACACTGATTTTGCCTGTGAAATCTGGACTTCTCCAACATCCTCTGAATAATGGTTAGTAGTAATCTGCTTGTCTTCGGAAACAGGTGACTTCTTGACTGTTTCCTTATCATCCTGATGTTGTactttctgatgattggttgcATCCGCTACGATTTCATTCGGTCTGTTGTTTTCTCTATCCGTTTCTTCTGATGGCATGCTATGTAACTCTTTAATGTCTTTGAAATCATCAGCAAAAGGAGCAGCAGCAGGAGGAAGGTCTTCCACTTGCTTTACGGACAAGTAAGACTGTGAATCTTCTACCACCGTTTCCTTGATTTCAAGACTCGGGTCACGAGAAAGTTCTAGACCTTTTGCATCGGATTGACCTATTTTACTCGTTTTCTTGTCCTGAGCTTTCTCTGTCTTGTTTCCTAATGGTTTTGATGGTCTTTTGACTACTGGTTTTTGTTGTGGCTCCTTTGGAGCGGTCCGGGCAACAGCAAGGCGCTCAATGGTGGAACTTCTGAGTAAGGGCTTAGCCTTTGACTGTGCGGCTTCTGGGGTCTTCTCGTTCTTTACTGAGGAGCTCTTCACTGTTTTGGTCGCaggaggagttttcttggatacACTACCACCAGAACTCTTCTCTGCAATTCTTTTTTGTCTCTGAATTAAAAGTTCTTCcattctcttccttctctcttcctcctatCAAAAACCAAATCCAGATGAGATTTAAAGGAAACTAATCAAGAAAGACAAAAAGTGGTGACAGAAATTACCATCTGAGATTTGGTCTTGGAGGCAGCAGCTCTACTTCCCCAAGCAGGTCTATTGGCTTTTGAAGCCGGGTCAGGTCTACTTGATGCCCTTGACTTTGCATCTTTCCCCTTGGAAATACCacgactcttcttttctttaccaTCTGAGGTTTTTTCATCTGTAGAGGCCTTAGTGGCAGTTTCCAAATCGACTTTGCTTGTTTTTTGAGCCAATGTGTTAGTCTCGTAGTCAATTTCAGGAGTCCATGGTAACAATGTAGGTTTAACATCTTGTTCCCGTCCAAGAACCATGAAAAGGTCATCTGGTTCATGCAAACTGAACTCCGGGGCATTGTTTTCTTGTCGGTTGGTTCCGTAAACATCAGAGTCCATGATGTCAGTCCTTAACCGAGACTCTTCTACTTGGCCCTCAACACGAGAATGGATCATGAACGAGTCATCAGTCAGGACATCTCTTTCACTGCTCTTACTTAAGTGGAATTGGTCTCCTACAAATGTTTTGACAAGACTTGCATCTGTTTCTGGACCTCCTTTGTTACGTATGAACCAGTCTTCCTCTGCCTCATTTCTGGCTCTGAGCTTCCCATCATAAATCGACATATCTGCCTGCGAATAGCTTCTTGATTCATCGCTTCTACCTGGATTCAACATCTCATCATCATAGTTATTCCCTCTCTTTATCATCCGACCATTCTCACCTGCATCTAATTTCTTAATGCCGGTTTCTCTTCCCCAATCCTCATTCCCATTTGCAACCAGGAACGAATCATCCGAAAGtggttctctctttctcacaacTTCAGACTCCATGTTTAACGCAGATGATGATGTTCGTAGTGCTTCTTCTGCATCTGAATCGTTGTCTTTCAAAAGAAGATTCTGGAAGGCATTCCAATTATCATTCCCCTTAGTTTCCTTGTTacttgaatcatcatcatcgtcatcgttGTGACTTTTGTGTTTCCTCTGACGGCGTGAAGATGATTTATGCCGTCTCTCTAGTGAGCCAATAGCTTCTTCTACTTGCTGTTTGATAGAATCTCCATCTACAaacccttcttcctcttcttcagaCTCCTCTGAATCGCTCTCCTTTGCTCCATTCCTCTTTGAAGTTATATAATTGATGTTGCGGATAACTACTTTTCTGGATTGTTTCTTTCCTTCATTTCCATCTTCTGATCCGGTCTCAGCACTAGAATCATCGCTTGGCTCAGTAGATTCATCTTGCtttgacttctttttcttcttattcttctttttcttcttggaagACTTCTCATTTGACTCCACATCTCCCATGTTTACAGGCCATTGCATATTCCCAGGGTAATATGGTGTCTGACCTTGCATACCCGGAAACATATAAGGAGGTGGATACCCATGTCCTTGGAAGTTCTGCATGTACTGAGGATACTGGTTTGGCCATGGCATTGCCATCTGAGCTCTCCCTTCTGCACAACACGGTTAATTCGGCTTTAGTTACTAACCAATAACCCCAACAAAGGAACCAAATCCAAGAAACATCTAATGAATAATACAGAATTGATGCTTATAATGACCTTGGCTAGTCTCAAAGCTACCCTGGCTCGACGCATCCATGGAGTTTCCACGTTTTAAGTTAGTAGCATTCAACAAATCATTCTCTTCACCAGCTAGTACAATCCCAGAGTCACCCATGAAGGATAGTTCAGGCCTAGGAAATGCTTGCATAGCAGTGATTTGGTCCACCCACATTCTATCTTCGTTCTTTCTCTTGCACAAGTCCACAAAGTTAACACACGCTTCCCTGGACGCAAATGAACACACATATTCATTCATAAATATTCATTACAAATGCACACAAACAATACAGTGACATGAAACGGTTTAGCTACATACCTTAAACGCGAAGCTCCAAAAGCATCGGAGAAAGACAAAAGGTCATCCATATAGTCCAATTCAAAACCAACAACCAAAGCTCGAGCATAAGCCATAGCTTGCTCTTTGCACAAAGCCGCTTTGCGATTCTCAAGTACACGCTGAAGACCAACCCTATTCCATTCATTCCACCACTTATCAGATTCAATCAACTTCacataaccaacaaacaaaacccacaAGATCATACATAAACTTACTTAGAATTTTCTTCCACAGTGTCTCCATCAGTTTCCCCTTTCTTCTACACATAAACAGAGCCAACAACAATTGAAAAATTAAAGCTAATAACTCTAATTTTGGCATATAAGAgagtaaaagaaagataaaaaaactcACCTTTGACAAAGCCGTAGACCTCTGAGAAGACTCGTTTCCTATATAAGTAACAGATTACacaattgtaaaaaaaaaagatcgattttttttcttcttctttaggaATTTACTAAATTTGTGACCAAACATACCCTCAGTTTCGCCGGCAATGGCGGCTGCATTAGAGTGAATCGAATCCTCAATCTGTTCAATCTCCTTCTCTAATGTTACAGACCTCTCAAGAACCTCAGGAGTGGTCACGAATCTCACAAATCTTTTCCCCAAaatcagaaacaacaacaaaaagaaaaagaaatcatcaaatttttagggttcatgaaataaagttttaactttttttatttaggaGTGAGACGAAGACACTAATCAATACCGCTGAAGGGTGATTTTAGTAAACCAAGGAACGGCGGAGGAAGGACGGAGCGTAACAGAGTAACCACCTCTAGAAATCTGATCTCTAACGCTCTTGAGATGTGTTACGAACGGTTGAAATATCCCAGAAGCAAGTTTCTCGTTCTCCCCACCAGAGAAAATCACAAGTTCACATCtttgaaacagaagaagaaagagttaagACTATAAGACTTTTGTTAAAGGAATggttaagaagaaaagaaattagaaagtaCCTTGTTCTGGTGGGTGTGAGCTGAAACAGAGCATAGTCAAGTCTTGTTCTTGGATCCATTAAAGAACCCAATAAAacaagtttgaatctttttgtcTCTTCAGACAAGACTGgataatttaattgattacACTGTCTTATGGATTggttatggtggtggtggtggtgttcaAAGAATGTTGatagatttctgattttttagtTGGAGAGATGGGGAAGAGTGAAAGAGAATGTTTCGTGACAGCTAAGGGATAATAGAGAAGAGAGACTGATAGAAAAAGCTGTAGAACTGATTGAGATCCAGAAGATGAGCACATGCATTGAAGCTAAGACTCAGACATTCACATGAACACAATCAGAGGAGGAGAGAGGATTATTCATGGGGGaggtttttgattctttttttttttttttttcccctttaaTTAAGTAcagtatttaataaattttataaattttgggGTCCCTTGGTTCTCTACGCCGACACACCCACTTCACCGGTAGACACATATTCTAGATTCTCTATACGTCAACAGTACTAGACTACTACTAgtattgttttcaacttttcataATCTTTGCCAAACGTTTGCAAAGTTACGGCAGAGTAAAACGATTTGGTACATCTTGGAGGGTTGATGTAGAAAAAAGTTTCTATTTTCAGCAATATGCAAAATATGGGTAACTGAATTATCATTATCAATATGCAATAATGATACTGAATTAGCAATACTAAtcactttgtttggtttgaactTGATTGTATTCCCGGATAACTTTATTGAATTGTGTTTCAtctacacattttttttattatatagattttcttGTTATCATTTCATggaattttatcattttaaattatattccATACGAGACCTCGAAGCTAAGATGATTGTAGCGCATACTTCAAAAAGACTAGTTCCTTTATCTTCAAATGCATGTCTACCTTGTTTTCACTTGGAGGGAGTACCATTGAAAAGTAGGTAGACATCCTTATTTCCacgaattatataattttttattttcttgtttcttgataaATATCTATTTCATTCACATTGATTGGTGCATTGCATGGAAGTTTGGTATTTGTTTAAAATAGTCCCAAGTTCCAATATTCAGGTTTTGTAGTATTCGTGATGGGAGAATATATCGAAAAATATTTACATGACAACATaacattttcttaaattatactatggaaatatataatatatatccttATACGAATAAACAAGTGTGTTGATGGAAATGAAAGTGTTAGTTGACATGTCACATGTCAAAAACTTGGGTGTGAAGAGAGACAAATGATAGCAACAGTTActcaaacaaagatgataatagtagaaaatataTCGCAGAAATGACAGTATGAAGTTTTGTGAtgtttactaattattatttgtcTTAGCTTGGAGGGGAGACAATCGAAGTACACAATGATTTTACAAGTATTTGAATATTTCTGCCATGTGAAATGGAGAAAGGAGCGACCTTGTTGCATAAGATAAgtgataaaaacaaattaatcataGGTTGCAAAAAGAAATATTCAGGAGCTGACTGGTATACTGATTATGAGGctatgttcaaaaaaaaatttcttgaataataataataaaaaatctgaTGCAGATCAGTTAGTTTCTTATATgttacatgatatatatatctcaaattttatagaaatttcTTATTTGTTTGATAAATAGTGTAAGGTTGGAAATTATAATCATTAATGATGGTAAAGTGGGCAATCACCAGAAAGTTTTCCATTGTTAGTTAGAACATATGCTTCACTAATTAATATCACAAGATTATTGTCAAAAGGTATAACCACTTGTAGGGAACCAACTCAAGAATAGTCACAGTGAAGATGTGTTTGTAATTATTATACGAAAACATTAAGTATTATGATTAATACTAATGTGGGTCACGTGATTGATCAATTGTAGCTACTTGAGTATTTATCTTCTCATACTTCTTGTCAAAGGATATCGAGAAACGAATGTTTATTGTTTCATTATTACTTTTCTTGAGATTTTGTTAGATTTccatttagaaaaataaaataacttaaaCGTTAACAGCTCTTTGTTTTATGATCAATCAGAAaataagagacaaaaaaaaaaaaacgattgaGAAAAATGCCTATGAATCGAGGAAAACTTTCCTTGGTTCTGCGTTGtctttaaaaaagtaaaa from the Camelina sativa cultivar DH55 chromosome 12, Cs, whole genome shotgun sequence genome contains:
- the LOC104730635 gene encoding uncharacterized protein LOC104730635 isoform X2, which translates into the protein MDPRTRLDYALFQLTPTRTRCELVIFSGGENEKLASGIFQPFVTHLKSVRDQISRGGYSVTLRPSSAVPWFTKITLQRFVRFVTTPEVLERSVTLEKEIEQIEDSIHSNAAAIAGETEGNESSQRSTALSKKGETDGDTVEENSKVGLQRVLENRKAALCKEQAMAYARALVVGFELDYMDDLLSFSDAFGASRLREACVNFVDLCKRKNEDRMWVDQITAMQAFPRPELSFMGDSGIVLAGEENDLLNATNLKRGNSMDASSQGSFETSQEGRAQMAMPWPNQYPQYMQNFQGHGYPPPYMFPGMQGQTPYYPGNMQWPVNMGDVESNEKSSKKKKKNKKKKKSKQDESTEPSDDSSAETGSEDGNEGKKQSRKVVIRNINYITSKRNGAKESDSEESEEEEEGFVDGDSIKQQVEEAIGSLERRHKSSSRRQRKHKSHNDDDDDDSSNKETKGNDNWNAFQNLLLKDNDSDAEEALRTSSSALNMESEVVRKREPLSDDSFLVANGNEDWGRETGIKKLDAGENGRMIKRGNNYDDEMLNPGRSDESRSYSQADMSIYDGKLRARNEAEEDWFIRNKGGPETDASLVKTFVGDQFHLSKSSERDVLTDDSFMIHSRVEGQVEESRLRTDIMDSDVYGTNRQENNAPEFSLHEPDDLFMVLGREQDVKPTLLPWTPEIDYETNTLAQKTSKVDLETATKASTDEKTSDGKEKKSRGISKGKDAKSRASSRPDPASKANRPAWGSRAAASKTKSQMEEERRKRMEELLIQRQKRIAEKSSGGSVSKKTPPATKTVKSSSVKNEKTPEAAQSKAKPLLRSSTIERLAVARTAPKEPQQKPVVKRPSKPLGNKTEKAQDKKTSKIGQSDAKGLELSRDPSLEIKETVVEDSQSYLSVKQVEDLPPAAAPFADDFKDIKELHSMPSEETDRENNRPNEIVADATNHQKVQHQDDKETVKKSPVSEDKQITTNHYSEDVGEVQISQAKSVSPKKSVTFSETNMEEKYYFSPAASEIDVSTPPVTEADHSRKKWNSEETSPKATAKVFRKLLMFGRKK
- the LOC104730633 gene encoding uncharacterized protein LOC104730633, with the protein product MASKIISAVVLVFNLVAFGLAVAAEQRRSTARVVQDTEVQYNYCVYDSDRATGYGVGAFLFSVVSQLLIMFVSRCFCCGKPLKPGGSRALALVLFIVSWMFFLIAEICLLAGSVENAYHTKYRTMFMDNPPDCQTLRKGVFAAGASFVFFNAIVSQFYYFFYSSAAEASLSPY
- the LOC104730635 gene encoding uncharacterized protein LOC104730635 isoform X1, coding for MDPRTRLDYALFQLTPTRTRCELVIFSGGENEKLASGIFQPFVTHLKSVRDQISRGGYSVTLRPSSAVPWFTKITLQRFVRFVTTPEVLERSVTLEKEIEQIEDSIHSNAAAIAGETEGNESSQRSTALSKKKGETDGDTVEENSKVGLQRVLENRKAALCKEQAMAYARALVVGFELDYMDDLLSFSDAFGASRLREACVNFVDLCKRKNEDRMWVDQITAMQAFPRPELSFMGDSGIVLAGEENDLLNATNLKRGNSMDASSQGSFETSQEGRAQMAMPWPNQYPQYMQNFQGHGYPPPYMFPGMQGQTPYYPGNMQWPVNMGDVESNEKSSKKKKKNKKKKKSKQDESTEPSDDSSAETGSEDGNEGKKQSRKVVIRNINYITSKRNGAKESDSEESEEEEEGFVDGDSIKQQVEEAIGSLERRHKSSSRRQRKHKSHNDDDDDDSSNKETKGNDNWNAFQNLLLKDNDSDAEEALRTSSSALNMESEVVRKREPLSDDSFLVANGNEDWGRETGIKKLDAGENGRMIKRGNNYDDEMLNPGRSDESRSYSQADMSIYDGKLRARNEAEEDWFIRNKGGPETDASLVKTFVGDQFHLSKSSERDVLTDDSFMIHSRVEGQVEESRLRTDIMDSDVYGTNRQENNAPEFSLHEPDDLFMVLGREQDVKPTLLPWTPEIDYETNTLAQKTSKVDLETATKASTDEKTSDGKEKKSRGISKGKDAKSRASSRPDPASKANRPAWGSRAAASKTKSQMEEERRKRMEELLIQRQKRIAEKSSGGSVSKKTPPATKTVKSSSVKNEKTPEAAQSKAKPLLRSSTIERLAVARTAPKEPQQKPVVKRPSKPLGNKTEKAQDKKTSKIGQSDAKGLELSRDPSLEIKETVVEDSQSYLSVKQVEDLPPAAAPFADDFKDIKELHSMPSEETDRENNRPNEIVADATNHQKVQHQDDKETVKKSPVSEDKQITTNHYSEDVGEVQISQAKSVSPKKSVTFSETNMEEKYYFSPAASEIDVSTPPVTEADHSRKKWNSEETSPKATAKVFRKLLMFGRKK